The genome window ATCATCCGTCGTTATATATAATTCGTCACTCACTGAACCAAGCCTATCTTCCCAAAAGAGTAGCTGGACGTTTCTTGCTCCCATGATGGTAACAACATGGTTGCCCACTTTTTTCATTGCCCGTGCTACCTGAAAGACCGGCGCTACACCGAAGCCCCCTCCCATACAAACAACAACACCCCAATGCTCAATCTCGGTAGGACGCCCCAGGGGACCGGTAAAGGTAGCGATGCTATCACCCGCATGGAGTGCTCCCAACTGGCGAGTAGTCTTGCCCACTCCCTGGACTATAATAGAGACGCTCCCCTCTTGCACGTCCTGGTCGGCGATTGTCAAGGGGATGCGTTCGCCCTGTTCATCCATCCTGACGATTACAAACTGTCCTGGCTTGGCCCTCTGCGCGATGTGGGGCGCATAAACCCTGAAAAGCCTTAAGCCAGGAGCCAGATCCTGATCGGCTAATATTTTATACAACTTGGGTCCTCCTCATATAAGAGATACACCTGGTCTGCTACCTGTCAGTCCCCTCATCGACCAGGTGCATTGAACTCGTTGCCATTCTAGCGACTTGAAAATTGACTGTCAAATAGTCCCCAAGAAGGATATCAAGGATATCGAGGATCATCCCCTAGAAAGGCCCAAAGCAACCCTTCCAAGCTTTTATTATGAGGGCTGAAGCATATCCAGGGATCCCCCACCAGGGGCAAGGTCCTCATGGAACCCATGTATTCAGCCCTCTTGAAAGAACAACGGATGCCCT of Chloroflexota bacterium contains these proteins:
- a CDS encoding sulfide/dihydroorotate dehydrogenase-like FAD/NAD-binding protein, with product MYKILADQDLAPGLRLFRVYAPHIAQRAKPGQFVIVRMDEQGERIPLTIADQDVQEGSVSIIVQGVGKTTRQLGALHAGDSIATFTGPLGRPTEIEHWGVVVCMGGGFGVAPVFQVARAMKKVGNHVVTIMGARNVQLLFWEDRLGSVSDELYITTDDGTKGKKGFVTDVLKDFIDGERKIDLVFAVGPVPMMRAVARTTEPYGIRTVVSLNPIMVDGTGLCGACRVSIGGQTKFACVDGPDFDAHQVDWSLLMNRLSQYLPEERVSLERYEQEYRCQMEKAKSEIRL